One Aquarana catesbeiana isolate 2022-GZ linkage group LG06, ASM4218655v1, whole genome shotgun sequence genomic region harbors:
- the POLD4 gene encoding DNA polymerase delta subunit 4 isoform X2 codes for MIVKHYSNIYKYLKYSCILNQVQRDDPTARGSSHIEAVDAPTPKLTPLEKLVRFDLDWNFGPCTGISRMERWQRAQTLDLMPPQDIKQILLEHSSDPQFQHNLWSTYAI; via the exons ATGATAGTCAAGCATTATTCAAACATATATAAATACCTCAAGTATAGCTGCATACTAAATCAAGTCCAAAGAGATG ATCCAACCGCCAGGGGATCCTCACACATAGAAGCTGTAGATGCTCCAACCCCGAAACTAACCCCACTGGAGAAGCTTGTCCGGTTTGACCTGGATTGGAATTTTGGACCTTGTACAG GTATCTCAAGAATGGAGCGCTGGCAGAGAGCACAGACTTTGGACCTAATGCCACCACAGGACATAAAACAGATCCTCTTGGAGCACAGTTCAGATCCTCAGTTCCAGCACAA CCTTTGGAGTACTTATGCCATCTAA